GGTGTCTCTCCCTCCCAGGGACCTTTCCCGTGCCACCCAATCTCCAGTCAGGACACCCGAATGTTCTTCCAGACGCCTTCCCCACAATAAGGCACCTTCCATCCGCCACTCCACTAACACAGGGGACCTTTCTTTCCCTCCAGGGTGCCACCACCACCACGACCTCCCATCCCTCATGGATTCCGTCCAACCTCGCCGCCAGTACCTCAAATGAAGCCTCGAGTTCGTCCACAAGAGTGCTGGGAGGCCGGGCCGGCACCGCCGTGGGAGTGGGAGCCCCAGGTGCTGACCCAGCCCCGGCAGGAGGCGGCGGGTTGGGATTCTGGGGCGGATGCGAAAACATCCCAGGCAGGGAGGCGGCCATGTTGCGGAGCCTCAGTGCGCCTGCGCGCCTCGCAGATGCAGCGCTTGCAGACGGGGTGCAGCTCAACTTTCAGGCGAACTTGTCAACAAGATCTTTTGTTTGCAAGGTGAATTCACCCGTTGCAATTTTTCAACgggaagaaatattttaaaagggttTGATTTCCAGCCGAATATGTCGGTTGCGACCAAACTTGTTTTCCTCCGATGAAAGTGATTTCAAACTAATGTTGAACTCTTAGTAATAGCACTAGAAATTGTCCAGTTAGGTTCGTCATCTTTTGGAATGATAGCTGATGTTCAAAATAACCATAGTTATTTCTTGCCAGTGAAAGAATCGTggtttttattaactataatGGAAATACCAAATGAATTAAGCATTGTCCACAATTTCCATTCAAAAAGAGAATACATGGATGTTGACCAAAATTAACCATTGTGGCACGATCAATGACCATGGTCATGGCAGACACGAAGCAAGcaaaggctttattaaccagaaaaatttggcatgcctctccatgctgctggctcacattCAAGGCAGGTATGAGTGAGGAGACCAGGGCaatcagctttcagatggccacaatgcCCGCCTGTAAACCTGCACATCATACTCCTgggcggctgtcgggtggccatctgaaaccagAAAAGCCGGCTAGGAGGTCGACTTACTGAAACCTCCAgaaggtataatatcctgctcggaGTCTCATCTGTTGCAGCTGAAAGCAGCCCGGGCTGATGACGTCGTGGAGATGTTCACAGCCATCATGGGCAACTGATGCATACCTGCATCACGACGCGATTTTTTGAAAATCCAGTCATTTAGCAGACTCGTGGTGATCAGTGCAGTTTCGTTTTTGCAGCTTAATAACCAGCTATGGCTTCCAACTGGTCTGATGCAGAGGTCAGGCTTCTTCTGGATAATTTAACTCAGGAGGCACAGGAGAAGGAGCTGACGGGGACTGTGAGCAATGGTCCCACATATGAAAGAGTGGCCACTGTACTCTCAGCCAGTGGCCATGCCCACACAAAGACACAGGTAGTGACCAAATTgaaaaaccaaagaaaaaaatttCATGCTCTGCTGGATCACAATCACAGGAGTGGCAGGGGAAGAATGGACTGGAAGTACTTCCGGCAATGCCAAACTATCTGGGGGTCCAGCTGCTCAGCTGAACCAATAAGCATTGCCAGTGCCATGGAGAGGACCTCTTCACAGGATCTCTTCACAGAGGCATCTCAGGTTGCAGACAGCATTGTAGAGGCACCGGAGATGCAGAGCCAGGAGGTGCAGGACTCCATGGAAGACACAGCTGGCACAGCCCAGGATGCACCCAGGACACCTTCACCACTCGCTGACCGTGCAAGTAGCGAGGTGGCACTCACACCGGTGGACACAGGTATAGTAACATtaaagaggattttttttttattgagaaCCGTATTATTTAAGCACTGATGCATTTTTCATGATTTGACCCTCAGGACTCAGAGGAGGTGACCATCCAAGGCGCAAGAGATGGTGGCCATCCATTGCGAAGGAGCTTCAGAGTATGGTGGCAGCAGTAGACCAGAAGGAAGTGGAGAGGGACCTCCAGCGAGCAGAGTTGGCTCTGGAGCAGCAGAGAGCTGCGAGCTGAATTGAGGAGCCACGAAAATGCTGTTCAGCGGTCCGAGAGTGACAGGCAACTGCAGGCGACGTCATGCCTGTCATTTGCGCTTGAGCACCTCAGTGCAGTATTAGATAGGCAGTCCTCCACCTTACAGCATTTCTTTTCCCAAATAGCCACCTGTCAACCCCAGTACCCACACCCCTATGATCCATGTACCTTCCCCCTCATGGTGGTCCACACTATAGTTCCACACCATCACATAATGGTTGTAGCCACCTGGAGAGATTGGAGATGTTGGGGTGCAACAGTGTTTCCCCAgcaccctcctcctccttcttccccccccctcctcattcATTCATCTCATTTATGGAATGAGTTGTGTGTCTGTCTATATTGTTAATACTGCCCCCATTCACTTTTAATGGTAAAATGTGCAATACTCTAAAGTGTAATGTGAATTAGTGGATGCCAGGTAGTGAAGTTGTAGTTGTTTTAAGATTTTTTCTCCTTTAGTTGTTTACCTGCTGCATGGGGTGTATTTGCactattttctccccattccatGCAACAAAAGCAAGTCTTTTGCACTAAGTTTAATGTTTATGGCGCGTTATCTACCTCAGGTATATAAGAAAATTTACAAGTGTTGTtgacaattttattttattaaagttttttaaaaaatacatgtttCATCTACTTTGTAATTGCTCTGATCAAATGATAAGTCTGTAATTTGGGGCCAGGCAACTCAATCCTGTCACAGCCTCTGGGccagggttggggaggggggaggggggagggcggtggtgggagttgggtgggtgggtgtgagggaCATACCTGCATCACACGGGCAACCTCTGTGATCTACCCCCCTACAGGATGGACATAATCGCCGAACGTATGACCTGTACTCCAGTAGGTTGGGGATCGTTAAAGTCCTGGGTCCTGGGTGCAGGTTGATCTGCTGGAACCACTTGCCATTTGGGCAAAAAATTCTCCTTGTTGACTTCacacagcaggcaaacacaacatctgggacGAAAGCAGTTGCAACATCAAGACGCTTGGACAGGCATCAACAGCAGCCTTTTAGGCAGCCAAAGGAATGCTCCACCGCCATCCTAGCGGaattcagtgtcttgctaaaTTTTCGCTGGTCTGCATCCAGTACTTGATGCCGAGTGAAGCCCTTCATCAGCCAGGTTCTAAGGGGGTATGCCGCATCTCCCACAAGATGAGCTGGGACCTCCACTCCATCAATGTTTCTGGACACCTGTGGGGACAAAAGTGCAGCGATGCCATTAGTTTACTGACCTGCCTGTTTACCCACATTGCATGAACAACGTCACCGCAATTAGCATGTAAGGGTTATCACTCACGTTACTTGCAAAGAGGTATCCACCCTGCTCCTCCGTCTTTCTGTACAGAGGGGAATTGGCAAGCATGCGTGCATCATGCGTGTGGCTAGGCCAACCCACAAACATGTCCAAGAAGCtacaacataacaaataaaatagCCTGTACCAGTGAACATGGACAAGCGAGAtgcaaaaaaagaacaaaaagtcAGGCTGCAACTCACCAGAAATTGTGGTCAACAATCACCTGCAGAACCACGGAGTGCCaccctttgcgattgtagtaggccACGGGATCCACATTGGGGACGATAATGGGAATATGCGACCCATCGATGGTGccagcacacattgggtagcCCCTTTCCGCAAAGCCATCAATTGACTCCTGGAGGCATGTTtcacttggcagggagatgaaacgCTTACCAAGGATACCCTTCAAGGCTCCTGTCGCCTCCCATACAACCATACATACAGTGCTGACACCTATCCCGAAGATACTCGCAAGGGGTTGCGTACCACCACAGGGTCACAGCCAGTCGAATTCCCGGGACCAATGGATCCAGCCCATCTGGTCTATGAGGCTGCAGGTGAGGTTCAATGAGTTCCAGCACAAAGTTGAAGGTGCCCCGTGTCATACGGAAGTGCCTCCTCCACtcatcatcatcaaatttggtgatgaCATCACTCCAAAATGCAGCCCTCTGGGATCTGTTCAACCTCCACAGAGACCGATTTGTGATCACGGCCAGTTGAGTGAGATGAAGCATTCGCATCTGTCTGCAGCGCCTACGTTCTGCAACCTTTCCATCTCCATCTGCTGGCCAACAACCTTTGCAGGAATTGTACTTCTCCTAATTTCACTTACACGCAGTTCAGATCACATGGAGCTGTTAAAACCATCAACAAATGTCATGATCTCACCAAGGATTTTGCGTATCTCATCTTGGACTCACACACAGGCAGACAACATCCCCATAAGCATTTCCCTTCTGTCCTCCATGCTCCCGATGAAGTCTGACATGCTGCTATGATGTAAGGGTAGTGTGGGCAGGACTAGCAACTGTCCTGAGTAGCCGAATTTTGCTGCTAGAcggctagcagtcagctggcacaTTTAGATGCCAGAAAGCCATCTATTCCGTGGCCATCTAAATGTGCCAGCACTCCGCTAGCCGCGCCTGCAGGCGGGTAATCTTAATTGGGACACCTAAAAGCGGcttttaatggggattttacagggtggagctacagggagagaaggcgggccagcctgtccAGTCCACCAAGGTCATGCCCACAGTACCAcgctccaccacattcaccccttgtttggGATGAAGTCCAGcggtaatggtatggattgtatgtactcattgACCAGTTAAGGCTCGGGCTGGACCACCCTCTGATGACattctcccctggactcctccccctgagACTTAGGCCATAAAAGTCGAGAGCTTCTCCCTTCCCTGCATTCCCTAGCCTGGATCCGGCCCAGCTCCAATcttatgtggaataaagcctatcattcccctcagtctttgtgattattggggctaCGGTAGTGCCCAACAGTGAAGTGGGGCAATGTCCATCGGCACTGGTCATGTAGTCCCTAATAGTTCATAGGTTCTGCCAATCTGGTGCTTTTATCCGGTGCTGCGTTCGGTGAAGCACTGGTTGTGTCATCGGTTCTGGAAGAATGGCAACTTGTTCGGCAGTCTGGGTGTTGGAGGGCTGAACTGCGTCTGGGTGGGGTGAGTAGCATGAGGGTGTTGGGTTCACTTCGTCGCTTGTTGGGGTGGTCTCTGCTTGACAGGAGTTACTGGGTGCACCTCCCGTGCTGGGACCCAGCTCAAGCTAGGTCCCAGATTGACACTGTGCTGTTCTGTCCATCTGGGTACCGTATCAGAGCATCCAAGAGGTTCACTTCTTCGACCAGAGGGTCCGCCTTGTGGGTCCTAACATGCTTCTGGAGAAGCAGTGGCCCTGGGGGTCATCAGACAGACCGGCAACATGGTTCTCAACACCGACCTCCTAGGGAagaacaatttttcatgtggGGTGGCGTTAGACTTAATGCAGTctagggacctggtggcatgcagCGCTTCTGGATAGACCTCTTGCCACTTGGAGACAGGCATctcttttgacttgagggccaaaaggtCTGCCTTCCAGATCATACCATTTTCCCTTTTCACCTGCCCATTCCCGTGGGGGTTGTAGCTATTGATTCTACTCATGGCTATGCCCTAGGAAAGGAAATATTGCCTCAACTACTCACTCATGAATGGAGACCCCCAatcactgtgaatgtaactggggtatccaaacagggtgaagatggTGCAAAGTGCTTTAATGACATGGGGTTGCCTTAGTCACTTCAAGCTACAATTCACCAATGTttttgttgggcactaccagtttccccaataattacaaagacaaagactgagggaaacgataggctttattgtatatAAGGCTTGAcctggcctggatccaagctagggaagggagaggtggctcgactttTATGGCCgaggccacaggggaggagtccaggggagagtgtcatcagggggcgggccagcccatgcctTTACTTGCCAATGAccatatacaatccataccattacagttTTTAACTGCATTCTTGACGTTataacctttccaaaactgtgttAAAGTTATGGGATTTTCTCCTGTTGCAGCTTTAATggcttgggaaaatattcatcgcAAATAATAAGCCTTGAGCTTGGCATTAACACCCTGATCCATGGGTGCAGAGGTTGTGTTAGGGGACCCAAAAAATTGTTTTGACGTGTTCATTCAACTCAGAAACCCCAGTTGAATGAACTGGTGTATTGTCaaacaataaatgtttaaaatccaAGTTATTATCTCTGCAGTAATGTTCAGTTGCAGGACAAGATAATAGGTTGTGAGCCACACAAGCTTCTTGAATTCTTGGAATGGTAATTAAGCAGAGGCTTTAGTTTGAAGTCCCCAGTTGCATTTCCACCAGGTAGAAGCGTCAATTGGTCTTTCAAAACTTTATAGCCTGGTTGAAATTTTTATTTCTAGGCTAAAAATGTGTGCGATGACAGCTTTTTCCAAAACAATCCAGTTTCGTCAACATTGACAATATGCTCATCTTTGTCGCCTCCTTGGTCCATCACTTCATTTAGTTCCATTAGAAAGCCTGCAGCCATATCACTATCAGTACTCCCAGATTCACCAGTAATTCAAACATTATGGAGCCCCACACGTTTTTTGAAGTTGTAAAACCAACCACGATTTGTCAAAAAAGTTTCtccttgtagagcgcgtcgaaagaaccaaagacttgttgattcaaaccaaggcttttattaactaaaagactggagcatatcacatgtaggttgaccagtccggaatgacctggtctggctaggagcaatcctttaatccctgccagtaggtgtggctacactctcagccaatcaaagTCAtactacactaccatctgtacatatacacgttggtgatagaatctgtactatcacattcaccccttcattTCCATTTTGTTTACTTTCAATGTCCAATAGAGGCTTGTTGCTTTAGCTTGAATTGTCATTTGACTTAACAGAATTCTTTAATCTTCAAACCAGATTATTAAAAGGCATTCCATATTTTCCATTTCAGAACTTCGATGTCAACAAATCACTTTAGTCATATCAGATGCTGTTACCTTTCCATGTTCAAACAGATGATTCATTCATGCCTTTGTCTCGTGCTATTTTAGCACATGATGTGCCATCTTCATACTGCTTAATCATTTCTAGTTAGTTATTAGGTGTATcaccttcactgcatttccttttcCTGCTCATATTGTTTGTAACAGTGGATTTCTATACAACACAATTAAAATACACCTGTATTACAGAGCAGCCATGGCCTTCCCACTCAGAGTCTATAGCAATACTAATAAAAGGTAAACAATAATGACGTAGAATGATCTCAGCCAAGCATTAAATTATTGCGCCACTGTTGGTAA
This genomic window from Narcine bancroftii isolate sNarBan1 chromosome 3, sNarBan1.hap1, whole genome shotgun sequence contains:
- the LOC138756235 gene encoding uncharacterized protein, translating into MASNWSDAEVRLLLDNLTQEAQEKELTGTVSNGPTYERVATVLSASGHAHTKTQVVTKLKNQRKKFHALLDHNHRSGRGRMDWKYFRQCQTIWGSSCSAEPISIASAMERTSSQDLFTEASQVADSIVEAPEMQSQEVQDSMEDTAGTAQDAPRTPSPLADRASSEVALTPVDTGLRGGDHPRRKRWWPSIAKELQSMVAAVDQKEVERDLQRAELALEQQRAAS